GTCTTCGACGCCGAAGGCGTGCACGCCGTCCACGCACAGAAGCACGCGATCGGCCGGGTCGCGGTGCTGGTTCAGCTCGGCCAGAGCGTCGGCCATGCGGCGAATGGGCAGCTTGACCCCCGTCGACGAATGAACCCACGTCACCGCCAGCGCGCGGGTGCGCGGCCCGACGGCCTTGACCGTGTTGGCCACGATCTCGTCTGCTGATGTCGTGCTGGGCGCGGCGTACAGAGTGACCTTGCGAACCGCCGCGCCGGTGTAACGCGCGCGCAAGCGCAGCGATTCGTGCGTCGAGTAATGATCGTGCGTGGTGGTGACGATCTCCTGCCCGGTCCGCAGCGGCAGTCCTTCGTACAGCAAGGCCAGGCCGGCGGTGGTGCTGCCGGTCAGCGCGACGTCCTGGGCGCGCCCGCCGAAGTACGACGCGGCGGCGACACGCACGGCATCTTCCAGGCGCCCAAGGTTCGCCATGCCATAGGCGACCGGGTTTTCGTCCAGGGCGCGTCGGTGACGGTCGATCGCCTCGCGCACCGGCCGGGGGTGCGACGCCAGCAACATCAACGCCAGGTGGATGTATTCGCGCGAGAGGAGAAATTCGCCGCGCACCGCCTCCCACGTCGCCAGATCGGACGGCGGCAGCGGCGGCGGCGAAGACCCGGACGGCGACGATGCCGGCGGCGCCGTCCCATTCGCGTTCGGTCCCGCGTTGGCGGCGACCGGAACCCCGGTGGTGCTGCACGCCGCTGCTCCCAGCGCGGTCCCGGTGGTGGCGACAACCTTCGAGAGAAAGCCCCTGCGATCGATGGTCATGGCGCCTTCTACTGCTTTCGCGCCACCGCCGTCGAGTGTAGCGTTGCCCGCCATGCTGAAGAAAACCCTGCCCGCCCCCAGCTGGGTTCACGCCGCTTCGACCTTGATCGCCGCCGCCGTCGCTGGCGGCGCCCTTTTTACCGCCCCAGTTGCCGGTGCCGCCGAGGGAAAAGAGACGGCAAAAGATGCCGGCGCCGCGGCCAGCGCCAGCCCACCGAAACCCGGCGCAGCCGCCATCGTGATCGACACGCACGCCGACACCACGCAGGCGCTCACCTATTACGGAGCCGACATCGCCAAACCGCAACCCGATCTGCAGCTGGATCTGCCGAAGGCCCAGCAAGGCGGCCTGGGCGCGCAGTTCTTCTCCATCTTCGTTTTGCCCCGCTCGCGCAAACCCGACGAGTTCTTTGCCCAATCGATGCGGCAGATCGACGCGGTGGAAAAGTTGGCCCACGACAATCCCGCTCGCGTGCGAATGGCCCGCACCGCTGCCGACGTACGCGCCAACGCTGACGCCCACGTCCTGAGCGCGTTGCTCGGCGTCGAGGGTGGACACGCCTTGCTGCCAGGCGATCAGGCCGCGCAGCTGCAACACCTGCGCGAGTTCGCCCGCCGCGG
This portion of the Polyangia bacterium genome encodes:
- a CDS encoding aminotransferase class V-fold PLP-dependent enzyme, giving the protein MTIDRRGFLSKVVATTGTALGAAACSTTGVPVAANAGPNANGTAPPASSPSGSSPPPLPPSDLATWEAVRGEFLLSREYIHLALMLLASHPRPVREAIDRHRRALDENPVAYGMANLGRLEDAVRVAAASYFGGRAQDVALTGSTTAGLALLYEGLPLRTGQEIVTTTHDHYSTHESLRLRARYTGAAVRKVTLYAAPSTTSADEIVANTVKAVGPRTRALAVTWVHSSTGVKLPIRRMADALAELNQHRDPADRVLLCVDGVHAFGVEDATLDQLGCDFFVAGCHKWLFGPRGTGVVYGRPEAWKGHAGLIPTFDWDAYKAWMRGEPPDALPAGPRTTPGGFHAFEHRWALAEAFGFHQRLGKARVAARIHELATRCKDGLAGIPKVRLHTPRTPALSAGIVCFEVGALAADEVVNRLRDKKIIASETPYAVSYARLTPGLLNTPDEVDRAVAAVASLAQAT